Proteins encoded by one window of Chondromyces crocatus:
- a CDS encoding right-handed parallel beta-helix repeat-containing protein, with translation MRDKRWKSVLLLSAVGVASCAREIPVPGPPPDRTPPVPRPIDGSTGEPGKTGPRQGLGPTAFIRTQDSDHWVSQTFQIQDRHRRVLLVGKPEQPSVRIPRLALNNREPTTETVEYPVSQSFDNLQDAANAAEGGDLIAVLPGSYVGFVLGDKASAEDGSYIHIKALGAPGEVVIDRPSVEDPNWMIYLQAAHHVIIDGFNVAGASQPRRQGQQAAQGRAPRAGIMIDGSFGRTSKLAHHVVVLDNFSHHHRKWGLHGTDTHSVLLQGNLFSHSAEEHGAYASDGSDNWVVRRNVFFANHAGGFQANLDPESSIEELLTHPSFRGYGRESTRAWAENLLRTATQRFGEHGFPDGRGVNFIIEENVLNGNGQAGGAAINAAGLSESLIQNNLIYGNQSAGIALWNDDNLWDEPLVKPGPRTAAEVSGPETLPLWGCQHVVLRNNTVIMSRSSRAAIQCGPGSFGCRVRNNILINDGTNSLEIAPTAVYKFDASHNVLNQVVYDGTAPAFKSLAISLPEKNATLGVTRARVAAEFVRNGDEPWVLLDGSWWKLNPARPDFRPKQRSSLFTAQGDAQELPIRDLMGVKRVRPDLGALTPAAE, from the coding sequence ATGCGTGACAAGCGGTGGAAATCGGTCCTGCTCTTGAGCGCCGTCGGCGTCGCGTCGTGTGCGCGGGAGATCCCCGTCCCGGGACCTCCGCCCGATCGAACGCCGCCCGTGCCGCGACCCATCGACGGCTCGACGGGCGAACCAGGCAAGACAGGACCGAGGCAGGGCCTCGGCCCGACCGCCTTCATCCGCACTCAGGACTCGGATCACTGGGTGTCGCAGACGTTCCAGATCCAGGACCGTCACCGCCGCGTGCTCCTCGTCGGCAAGCCCGAGCAGCCCTCGGTGCGCATCCCGCGACTCGCGCTCAACAACCGCGAGCCGACGACGGAGACCGTCGAGTACCCCGTGTCGCAGTCGTTCGACAACCTCCAGGACGCTGCGAACGCGGCGGAGGGCGGAGATCTGATCGCCGTGCTGCCCGGGAGCTACGTCGGCTTCGTGCTCGGGGACAAGGCGAGCGCGGAAGACGGGAGCTACATCCACATCAAGGCGCTCGGTGCTCCCGGCGAGGTCGTCATCGACCGGCCCAGCGTCGAGGATCCCAACTGGATGATCTATCTCCAGGCGGCCCACCACGTGATCATCGACGGGTTCAACGTCGCTGGCGCCAGCCAGCCTCGCCGTCAAGGACAGCAAGCCGCCCAGGGCCGCGCGCCTCGCGCGGGCATCATGATCGACGGCTCCTTTGGGCGTACGAGCAAGCTTGCCCACCACGTGGTCGTGCTCGACAATTTCTCGCATCACCACCGGAAGTGGGGCCTGCACGGTACCGACACGCACTCCGTGCTGCTCCAGGGCAACCTCTTCTCGCACTCGGCCGAGGAGCATGGCGCCTACGCCTCCGATGGTTCCGACAACTGGGTCGTTCGCCGTAATGTCTTCTTCGCCAACCACGCGGGTGGGTTCCAGGCCAACCTGGATCCCGAGTCCTCGATCGAGGAGCTGCTCACGCACCCGTCCTTCCGCGGGTACGGGCGCGAGTCGACCCGCGCCTGGGCGGAGAACCTCCTGCGCACCGCGACCCAGCGCTTCGGAGAACACGGCTTCCCCGACGGCAGAGGCGTCAACTTCATCATCGAGGAGAACGTGCTCAACGGGAACGGTCAGGCTGGCGGCGCCGCCATCAACGCCGCCGGCCTGTCGGAGTCGCTGATCCAGAACAACCTGATCTACGGAAACCAGTCCGCAGGCATCGCGCTCTGGAACGACGACAACCTGTGGGACGAGCCCTTGGTGAAGCCCGGCCCGCGCACGGCCGCGGAGGTGAGTGGCCCCGAGACCCTCCCGCTCTGGGGCTGCCAGCACGTGGTCCTCCGCAACAACACGGTCATCATGAGCCGGTCGAGCCGCGCCGCCATCCAGTGCGGTCCGGGCAGCTTTGGCTGCCGCGTCCGCAACAACATCCTCATCAACGACGGGACGAACTCCCTGGAGATCGCCCCCACCGCCGTCTACAAGTTCGACGCGAGCCACAACGTCCTCAATCAGGTGGTGTACGACGGCACCGCGCCCGCCTTCAAAAGCCTGGCGATCTCCCTCCCCGAGAAGAATGCGACGCTCGGCGTCACGCGCGCGCGCGTGGCCGCCGAGTTCGTGCGCAACGGCGATGAGCCGTGGGTGCTCCTCGATGGGAGCTGGTGGAAGCTGAACCCTGCTCGACCGGACTTCCGTCCCAAGCAACGCTCGTCGCTCTTCACCGCCCAGGGTGACGCCCAGGAGCTGCCCATACGCGATCTGATGGGCGTGAAGCGGGTGAGGCCCGACCTCGGCGCGCTGACTCCTGCAGCGGAGTGA
- a CDS encoding TonB-dependent receptor domain-containing protein, with translation MRWRATSSKRWSEIGVLLIGALLIGISDDARAQSLPSESGLEVTVRGDASGGYTTRATVDESPRAPLDAAAVLAGLPSVHVRRLGADGSFGTLSVRGAASSQVGVFLAGIPLTSAADPSLDIGSLPLWPGASFRVHRGFAPAALGTTGYLGGVLAIEPPSAAARERTTWWTAAGSFGALKLRVGETRRTGPVTVAAGLSAGRADNAFPFELADPITGAPRPLTRSNAGYRSVSGLARVSVDLGWGSVGALVFGDVRRQGLPGAAESPTTVSRLDLTRVAVGVDAIARTGAQSAARALVWVRREGSVFSDPLGELDPLRPGAHVEEAIEAAGAQLGWRGHPLDSLSVGVVVDGRAEKFSPGALAQIEAQRLAGGAGVDAVWRPHLPRLGSPLAVTATARVDTRRDEAEGNPSAELAPSGHVGAMLTLTPAAVLAVHAGALRRSPGFVELYGNRGTLRGDPTLRPERALSMDAGLQGEVGTGQVRLSYEAVGFATAARDLIAFVPLGRSTFRAENLDRGTLLGAELLVTLSARRLRTSISYTLLSARNTGDDPLTTGRPLPGRPAHDLAYDAAYRLGPVVLRYNLDAVAGTTVDEGGTVVLPPRVLHGVGAALDVPWLPGVQASIDVNNLFDLRVLHTGSALTTRAVALPLSDFLGFPLPGRAVWATLQWSHARSE, from the coding sequence GTGCGCTGGCGCGCCACCTCGTCCAAGCGTTGGTCAGAGATCGGCGTGCTCCTCATCGGGGCTCTCCTGATCGGCATCAGCGACGACGCGCGTGCACAATCGCTCCCCTCGGAGAGCGGTCTCGAGGTCACCGTCCGCGGCGATGCCTCGGGCGGCTACACGACCCGCGCGACCGTCGACGAGAGCCCACGCGCCCCCCTCGACGCCGCGGCGGTCCTCGCCGGACTGCCCAGCGTTCATGTGCGACGACTGGGCGCGGACGGCTCCTTCGGGACGCTGTCGGTGCGCGGCGCCGCCTCTTCTCAGGTCGGTGTCTTCCTCGCAGGCATCCCGCTGACGAGCGCCGCCGATCCCTCCCTCGACATCGGCTCCCTCCCTCTCTGGCCTGGCGCGTCGTTTCGCGTGCACCGTGGCTTCGCGCCCGCCGCGCTGGGTACCACCGGCTACCTGGGTGGCGTGCTCGCGATCGAGCCCCCCTCCGCCGCGGCGCGTGAGCGGACCACCTGGTGGACCGCCGCGGGCTCCTTCGGCGCCCTCAAGCTTCGCGTTGGCGAGACACGCCGCACTGGCCCGGTGACGGTGGCAGCCGGCCTCTCCGCCGGGAGAGCCGACAATGCCTTCCCGTTCGAGCTGGCCGATCCGATCACCGGCGCGCCTCGACCACTCACCCGCAGCAACGCGGGTTACCGCTCGGTCAGCGGCCTCGCGCGGGTCTCCGTGGATCTCGGCTGGGGCTCGGTGGGCGCGCTCGTGTTCGGCGACGTCCGCCGGCAAGGCCTCCCTGGCGCCGCCGAGAGCCCGACGACGGTCTCTCGTCTCGACCTCACACGCGTGGCCGTCGGCGTCGACGCGATCGCTCGTACCGGCGCGCAGTCCGCGGCGCGCGCCCTCGTGTGGGTACGACGTGAAGGCAGCGTGTTCTCCGATCCTCTCGGTGAACTCGATCCGCTGCGTCCCGGCGCCCACGTCGAGGAAGCCATCGAAGCTGCCGGAGCGCAGCTCGGGTGGCGAGGTCACCCGCTCGACTCCCTCTCCGTCGGCGTCGTGGTGGACGGGCGCGCCGAGAAGTTCTCGCCTGGCGCGCTCGCGCAGATCGAGGCGCAGCGCCTGGCAGGGGGCGCTGGGGTCGACGCGGTCTGGCGCCCTCATCTACCGCGGCTGGGCTCCCCGCTGGCGGTCACCGCCACCGCCCGCGTCGACACCCGCCGGGACGAGGCGGAGGGCAACCCATCCGCGGAGCTGGCCCCGAGCGGCCACGTGGGCGCGATGCTCACGCTCACCCCGGCCGCGGTGCTCGCGGTGCATGCCGGAGCGCTGCGCCGCTCACCCGGCTTCGTCGAACTCTATGGCAACCGCGGCACCCTCCGAGGCGATCCCACGCTCCGCCCGGAGCGCGCCCTCTCCATGGACGCCGGACTGCAAGGGGAGGTGGGGACCGGACAGGTCCGGCTTTCCTACGAAGCCGTCGGCTTCGCGACGGCTGCACGCGATCTGATCGCCTTCGTCCCGCTCGGCAGGAGCACCTTCCGGGCAGAAAACCTCGACCGGGGGACGCTTCTCGGTGCGGAGCTGCTGGTCACCCTGTCCGCGCGACGCCTCCGCACTTCCATCAGCTACACCCTGCTGAGCGCACGGAACACCGGCGACGACCCGCTCACCACCGGCCGACCTCTCCCTGGCCGACCAGCGCACGACCTCGCTTACGACGCAGCGTACCGTCTCGGCCCCGTCGTCCTGCGCTACAACCTCGACGCCGTCGCGGGGACCACCGTCGACGAAGGAGGGACGGTGGTGTTGCCGCCGCGGGTGCTGCACGGCGTCGGCGCGGCGCTCGATGTCCCCTGGCTCCCTGGTGTCCAGGCGAGCATCGACGTGAACAACCTGTTCGATCTCCGCGTGCTCCACACGGGCTCGGCGCTCACGACGCGCGCCGTGGCACTGCCCCTCAGCGATTTCCTCGGCTTCCCGCTCCCAGGCCGCGCGGTGTGGGCGACCCTTCAGTGGAGCCATGCCCGCAGCGAATGA
- a CDS encoding M50 family metallopeptidase: protein MAAWYVVLGFVGLALLMVVHEAGHFLAARAYGMRVLKFSIGVGPTFFKIIPQDGYFWFTTAAGKVRLRLGRHDPERHGPTHYQFAMIPLLAYVQIAGMNPLEDVDPNDKGSYANASLMGRIVAIFAGPAANYLFASVLFFASLMIGGKLVVVDGKVVRSTDVDIVPDSPAAAAQMLDGDKIVEVAGTPVQDFDKMAEIISKNPDTPLVLGIERAGQRLDIPITPRNDNGKGRIGVSARTMKEPVGAKEAAVLAITMPPTVVKNFIVGLGQWITGKVQGELGGPKRVIEETANAAKRGLSEYLEFLGALSAYLGAFNLLPFPALDGGRLMFLLYEATTRRRPNATLEMYIHFAGFVMLVALVIWVTIFNDFGVGSK from the coding sequence ATGGCCGCCTGGTACGTCGTTCTGGGATTCGTCGGGCTCGCCCTGCTCATGGTGGTCCATGAAGCGGGGCATTTCTTGGCTGCGCGCGCCTACGGGATGCGTGTGCTCAAGTTCTCCATCGGCGTGGGGCCTACGTTCTTCAAGATCATCCCGCAGGATGGGTACTTCTGGTTCACGACGGCCGCGGGGAAGGTGCGCTTGCGCCTGGGCCGCCACGATCCGGAGCGCCACGGGCCGACGCACTACCAGTTCGCGATGATCCCCCTGCTCGCCTACGTCCAGATCGCGGGGATGAACCCGCTCGAAGACGTGGATCCCAACGACAAGGGCAGCTACGCGAACGCCAGCTTGATGGGCCGCATCGTGGCGATCTTCGCTGGGCCTGCAGCGAACTACCTGTTCGCGTCCGTCCTCTTTTTCGCGAGCCTGATGATCGGGGGCAAGCTGGTCGTGGTCGATGGAAAGGTCGTCCGCTCCACGGACGTCGACATCGTGCCCGATTCTCCCGCGGCAGCCGCACAGATGCTCGATGGCGACAAGATCGTCGAGGTCGCTGGCACGCCGGTGCAGGACTTCGACAAGATGGCCGAGATCATCTCGAAGAACCCGGACACGCCCTTGGTGCTCGGGATCGAACGGGCAGGGCAGCGGCTGGACATCCCGATCACGCCGCGCAACGACAACGGCAAGGGCCGGATTGGCGTCAGCGCACGCACGATGAAGGAGCCGGTCGGCGCCAAGGAGGCCGCCGTCCTCGCGATCACCATGCCGCCCACGGTGGTGAAAAACTTCATCGTCGGGCTCGGGCAGTGGATCACGGGCAAGGTGCAGGGCGAGCTGGGGGGGCCAAAGCGGGTCATCGAGGAGACGGCCAACGCCGCGAAGCGGGGTCTGTCCGAGTACCTGGAATTCCTCGGAGCCCTCTCGGCCTACCTGGGGGCGTTCAATCTATTGCCATTCCCCGCCCTGGATGGTGGCCGACTGATGTTCCTTCTCTATGAGGCGACGACCCGGCGCCGTCCCAACGCGACGCTCGAGATGTACATCCACTTCGCCGGTTTCGTGATGCTGGTGGCCCTCGTCATCTGGGTGACGATCTTCAACGATTTCGGCGTCGGATCGAAGTAA
- a CDS encoding Leu/Phe/Val dehydrogenase — translation MDVFERMTDYDYGEVHLKRDAGTGLRAIVAIHDTRLGPALGGCRFLSYAREEDAVVDALRLARGMTYKAALAGIPHGGGKSVLIKPPTPHFDRAALFLAFGRFVEDLGGRYITAEDSGTGLEDMDVIRTVTKNVCGVDQRNGGSGDPSPFTALGVRRGIEACVKFRLGRGSLEGIHVAVQGVGHVGYHLCKELHATGARISVADVDPLKAERAKREFDATIVSLDQIFDVECDVLAPCALGSALNDQTVPRIKAGIIAGAANNQLATPSHGDDLNARGILYAPDYAINAGGLINVALEVEGYDVDKARERTHKIYDTVYEIAERSSKTLTPTYRVADLMVEEKLARLAKPSWQPRS, via the coding sequence GTGGACGTCTTCGAGCGCATGACGGACTACGACTATGGTGAGGTGCATCTGAAGCGTGATGCCGGCACGGGGCTGCGCGCGATCGTGGCCATCCACGATACGCGGCTCGGACCGGCGCTCGGAGGTTGTCGCTTCCTGAGCTATGCGCGCGAAGAGGACGCGGTCGTCGACGCGCTGCGGCTCGCGCGAGGCATGACCTACAAAGCGGCGCTCGCGGGGATCCCTCATGGCGGCGGGAAATCGGTGCTGATCAAGCCGCCGACGCCCCACTTCGATCGTGCCGCGCTCTTCCTCGCCTTCGGGCGCTTCGTCGAGGATCTCGGCGGGCGGTACATCACAGCCGAGGACTCGGGGACTGGCCTCGAGGACATGGATGTGATCCGCACCGTCACCAAGAACGTGTGCGGTGTCGATCAGCGGAATGGTGGCTCGGGTGATCCTTCTCCGTTCACGGCGCTCGGGGTGCGCCGGGGGATCGAGGCGTGCGTGAAGTTCCGGCTCGGGCGCGGATCGCTCGAAGGCATCCACGTCGCGGTGCAGGGTGTCGGCCACGTGGGCTATCACCTCTGCAAGGAGCTCCACGCGACGGGAGCGCGTATCTCCGTGGCCGACGTCGATCCGCTCAAGGCCGAGCGGGCCAAGCGGGAGTTCGATGCGACGATCGTGAGCCTGGATCAGATCTTCGACGTGGAGTGCGATGTCCTTGCGCCGTGCGCGCTCGGCTCGGCCCTGAACGATCAGACCGTCCCCCGCATCAAGGCTGGGATCATCGCTGGCGCAGCCAACAACCAGCTGGCAACGCCCTCCCACGGGGATGATCTCAACGCCCGCGGCATCCTCTATGCGCCGGACTACGCCATCAACGCTGGGGGTCTGATCAACGTGGCCCTCGAGGTGGAGGGCTACGATGTGGACAAGGCGCGCGAGCGGACGCACAAGATCTACGACACCGTCTACGAGATCGCCGAGCGCAGCAGCAAGACGTTGACCCCCACCTACCGCGTCGCGGATCTGATGGTGGAGGAGAAGCTGGCGCGGCTCGCCAAGCCGAGCTGGCAGCCCCGCAGCTAG